One genomic window of Halorubrum hochsteinianum includes the following:
- a CDS encoding DUF5778 family protein, with product MSETVDSDLYTRTKALLEPGDIELVGCIVHTTLDGQQDLEMHELTVAANEVIADHAGKGETYIEAGNDDTDFSSNQFQGLTLDDEEFVWECQQLLRDGAFDIVFYYEANVDQEALAADLAALDDVDRVTQVP from the coding sequence ATGAGCGAGACCGTCGATTCGGACCTGTACACCCGTACGAAGGCCCTCTTGGAGCCGGGCGACATCGAGCTGGTGGGCTGTATCGTCCACACGACCCTCGACGGCCAGCAGGACCTGGAGATGCACGAGCTGACGGTCGCCGCCAACGAGGTCATCGCCGACCACGCGGGGAAAGGCGAGACGTACATCGAGGCCGGAAACGACGACACGGACTTCTCGTCGAACCAGTTCCAGGGGCTCACCCTCGACGACGAGGAGTTCGTCTGGGAGTGTCAACAGCTGCTGCGGGACGGGGCGTTCGACATCGTGTTCTACTACGAGGCGAACGTCGATCAGGAGGCGCTCGCGGCCGACCTCGCCGCCCTCGACGACGTCGACCGCGTGACGCAGGTTCCCTGA
- a CDS encoding tyrosine-type recombinase/integrase, whose amino-acid sequence MPTTEHVKEFGKYYLNERHNSDGTVAAKLSTLDQAYSYFQNEPSFPHPENYSPFESGKDKLNLSEDDPKDFYPIPLDDLREFINTEVKHIRDRALIIIQIKLGLRASEVSNIKLSEIHLTNSELQDHYDTLGTDPVLSGRPNAIYIPHTRDMNKSKRPRVLPLDEELRRVLIEYLLCRPDNDRPWLFLSKSGARKMDHTNINDVWKKYFRPKYGPTEEYRGVSSHYGRHRFTTWFRIEKRWQRDRLKYLRGDLQSGGELKSTREAIDSYIHARYEDIEDQFRRDLYKFNI is encoded by the coding sequence GTGCCAACGACAGAACATGTGAAGGAGTTCGGCAAATACTATCTGAATGAGCGACACAACAGTGACGGTACTGTCGCAGCAAAGCTATCGACATTAGATCAAGCGTATAGCTATTTTCAGAATGAACCGTCGTTTCCGCATCCTGAAAACTACAGCCCGTTCGAGTCCGGCAAAGACAAGCTGAATCTGAGTGAGGATGATCCTAAGGATTTCTACCCAATACCGCTTGACGACCTGAGAGAGTTCATCAATACAGAGGTGAAACACATCCGGGATCGTGCTCTGATAATCATCCAGATCAAGCTCGGCCTTCGCGCATCGGAAGTCTCGAACATCAAATTAAGCGAGATCCATCTCACGAATTCAGAGTTACAGGATCATTACGATACACTCGGGACGGATCCCGTTCTCAGTGGACGGCCAAACGCAATCTACATTCCGCACACCCGTGATATGAACAAGTCAAAACGCCCCCGTGTTCTGCCGCTTGATGAGGAGCTCCGTCGAGTGCTCATTGAGTACTTGCTCTGTAGACCGGACAATGATCGCCCTTGGTTGTTCTTGTCGAAATCAGGAGCGAGGAAGATGGACCATACGAATATCAACGATGTGTGGAAGAAGTACTTCCGACCCAAATACGGGCCGACAGAAGAATACAGGGGCGTGAGTTCCCATTACGGTCGGCACCGATTCACAACCTGGTTCCGCATCGAAAAAAGATGGCAGCGGGATCGGCTCAAGTACCTCCGGGGAGACCTACAAAGCGGTGGCGAGCTTAAATCTACGAGAGAAGCCATTGATTCGTACATCCATGCGCGATACGAGGATATAGAGGATCAATTCCGAAGAGACCTCTATAAGTTTAATATTTGA
- a CDS encoding IS5 family transposase gives MTQISRFIGEVVPVAQRVTGDGGESAAPEGGGGFADYALVSLHCLRIYLDTSYRMTIGLLKEMPQITGEIGLSAADLPAPSTLCKAFDRISMSVCRVLLRQSAQLHDLSEHAAIDATFYDRSPASRHYCQRISYRVQKLKVTKLVDTASQAVLDVHCSTNREGSDADLAEQIARRNAGDLRSLAADKGYDKKSLREGLRDLGIRPLIKHRIFAPYDHAHNARIDDNRYNQRSMTETVNSAVKRSLGFAVRARSWFREFREIALMCMVYNIKRFVKQ, from the coding sequence ATGACACAAATCTCCCGCTTCATCGGGGAGGTTGTGCCGGTTGCTCAAAGAGTTACTGGCGATGGAGGCGAATCCGCCGCCCCGGAAGGCGGCGGCGGATTCGCCGACTACGCACTCGTTTCCCTCCACTGTCTGCGAATTTACCTCGATACATCGTACCGCATGACGATCGGCCTGCTCAAAGAGATGCCACAAATAACCGGGGAGATCGGCCTTAGCGCGGCCGATCTCCCTGCGCCGTCCACGTTGTGTAAGGCGTTCGACCGGATCAGTATGAGTGTTTGTCGAGTGCTGCTGCGCCAGTCGGCGCAGCTGCACGATCTCTCCGAACACGCCGCGATCGACGCCACATTCTACGACCGCTCACCAGCCAGCCGCCACTACTGCCAGCGAATCAGCTACCGCGTTCAAAAGCTGAAAGTCACGAAACTCGTCGATACAGCGTCGCAAGCTGTCCTTGACGTTCACTGCTCGACGAACCGAGAAGGAAGTGACGCAGATCTCGCTGAGCAGATCGCCCGCCGGAACGCGGGCGATCTGCGGTCTCTTGCGGCCGATAAGGGCTACGACAAGAAATCGCTCCGCGAAGGATTACGCGATCTTGGGATCAGACCGCTGATCAAGCACCGCATCTTCGCGCCGTACGACCACGCACACAACGCCAGAATCGACGATAATCGCTACAATCAGCGCTCTATGACCGAAACCGTGAACTCGGCTGTGAAGCGCTCGCTCGGCTTCGCCGTGCGAGCGCGGTCCTGGTTCCGTGAGTTCCGCGAGATCGCTCTGATGTGTATGGTCTACAACATCAAGCGCTTCGTCAAACAGTGA
- a CDS encoding toxin-antitoxin system TumE family protein, with protein MPATVVYREEDEKSDGSRYEMVAWQVPVTEDFPQGLKYSFQYMDADGDTLLRYDNSPYHLDVGRHHRHPPDGEITKLEFTGLSDLIDEFQNEVNEIYEQRTH; from the coding sequence ATGCCAGCAACGGTCGTGTACCGGGAAGAAGATGAGAAATCCGACGGGAGTCGGTACGAGATGGTCGCATGGCAGGTCCCGGTGACTGAGGACTTCCCGCAGGGACTGAAGTACAGCTTCCAGTACATGGACGCTGACGGCGACACGCTCCTGCGGTACGACAACTCACCGTACCACCTAGACGTCGGCCGGCATCATCGACACCCACCCGATGGCGAAATCACCAAACTGGAGTTCACGGGTCTCTCCGACCTGATCGACGAGTTCCAGAATGAGGTAAACGAGATCTATGAGCAACGAACCCACTGA